A single window of Apodemus sylvaticus chromosome 4, mApoSyl1.1, whole genome shotgun sequence DNA harbors:
- the Bbs12 gene encoding Bardet-Biedl syndrome 12 protein, with protein sequence MEMAYRVINRRRHVGLQQLSTFAQTGRSFLGPVKATKFITDAECDESVLISSTVRLLEGLDLNCAVGHLLNEAVQAQNDTYKIGTGTLLFLVGAWSRAVEDCLHLGIPTTVIVSVMLEGLNSCIEAVVSLQVPTHNVFDHMDNTSTIYKLETVDVSLCPFLQVPSGSGLLQEKHNFKDATSQLLFTYSLSHAKSPKFFKPQTKVETEKSTSQALKNLYTDSFCRKSALTHSRHFNRTYSSRWISRPDRFLEQLGSTPKILRCNDLGELAVGLSHGDHSSMTLAKAAVRLQWQTLCLQQANWMAPFVFDISRLLTCCLPGLPETFSRVCLGYVTSVTMSSIALIEELQDQPFRVILIEGDLTESYRHLGFNKSINIKTKLDIRELSEDSAEELWTNRVLQVLIQFNVTLILVQGSVSERLTEKCLHTKRLVIGSVNGSVLQAFAEATRAVPVAYVTQVNEDCVGSGVSVTFWMSPHDMNRSNRLAVLLTAEGINLITAVLTSPASAQMETRKDRFWACVYRLYHALKEEKVFLGGGAVEFLCLSHLQILAEQSLNKGNHAHLGWLPDSSSWMASSLSIYRPTVLKCLADGWHEFLSAVMCNTATHPSAVEARTFIQQHVQNAVNSGSPSSYILTEYSKLSSGLFDSSISDNLELVPRVYDAVTPKIEAWRRALDLVLLVLQTDSEIITGLAHTEMNSQELDGVLFL encoded by the coding sequence ATGGAGATGGCTTACAGGGTCATAAACAGAAGAAGGCATGTGGGACTTCAACAACTTTCAACATTTGCACAAACAGGAAGAAGTTTCCTAGGTCCAGTAAAAGCCACCAAGTTTATTACAGATGCAGAGTGTGATGAAAGTGTGTTAATCAGCTCAACAGTCAGGCTTCTTGAAGGACTGGATTTAAACTGTGCAGTGGGGCACCTTCTCAACGAAGCAGTTCAAGCACAGAATGATACATACAAAATTGGAACCGGCACTCTTTTGTTTCTTGTCGGTGCATGGAGCAGGGCTGTTGAAGATTGTCTCCATCTGGGGATTCCCACCACAGTAATAGTTTCAGTAATGTTGGAAGGCTTGAACTCTTGCATTGAAGCAGTAGTTTCCCTTCAAGTACCCACACACAATGTATTTGACCACATGGACAACACAAGTACAATTTACAAACTTGAAACAGTTGATGTCAGTTTATGTCCTTTTTTACAAGTCCCTTCAGGTTCTGGGTTGTTACAGGAAAAACATAATTTCAAAGATGCTACATCTCAGTTATTGTTCACTTACAGTCTTTCACATGCTAAATCACCCAAATTCTTCAAACCTCAGACTAAAGTTGAAACAGAAAAAAGCACATCACAAGCTCTAAAAAATCTATATACAGATTCCTTCTGCAGAAAGTCAGCACTCACTCACAGTAGGCATTTTAATAGGACATATAGTAGCCGCTGGATAAGCAGACCTGACAGATTTCTAGAACAACTTGGATCAACTCCGAAAATACTTAGATGTAATGATTTGGGGGAGTTAGCAGTTGGCTTGAGCCatggagatcacagcagcatgaCACTGGCCAAAGCAGCAGTGAGGCTGCAGTGGCAGACTCTGTGTCTGCAGCAAGCCAACTGGATGGCACCCTTTGTGTTTGATATTTCCAGACTCCTCACTTGCTGTCTCCCAGGTTTACCTGAAACTTTTTCCCGTGTTTGTCTAGGATATGTCACTTCTGTAACCATGTCTAGTATTGCTCTTATAGAGGAATTGCAGGATCAGCCTTTCCGGGTAATTCTCATTGAGGGTGACCTCACAGAGAGTTACCGACACCTGGGATTTAATAAGTCTATAAATATTAAGACTAAGTTAGATATCCGGGAACTTTCAGAAGATAGTGCAGAAGAACTGTGGACAAATCGTGTATTACAGGTGTTAATCCAGTTCAATGTGACCCTCATCTTGGTACAAGGAAGTGTATCAGAACGCTTGACTGAAAAATGCCTGCACACTAAGCGGCTGGTAATTGGCTCAGTGAATGGCAGTGTGTTGCAGGCATTTGCTGAGGCCACAAGAGCGGTGCCAGTGGCCTATGTCACACAAGTGAATGAAGACTGTGTAGGCAGCGGGGTCTCTGTGACCTTCTGGATGAGTCCTCATGATATGAACAGGAGCAACAGATTGGCAGTCTTGTTGACAGCAGAAGGAATTAATTTGATTACAGCAGTACTCACTAGTCCAGCAAGTGCTCagatggaaaccaggaaagacaGGTTCTGGGCTTGTGTGTATCGTTTATATCATGCCCTAAAAGAAGAGAAGGTCTTCCTTGGAGGAGGTGCTGTTGAATTTTTATGTCTTAGCCATCTTCAAATTCTTGCTGAGCAATCTTTAAATAAAGGAAACCATGCTCATTTAGGATGGCTTCCTGATTCTTCCTCTTGGATGGCCTCATCTCTGTCAATCTACAGACCTACTGTGCTGAAGTGCCTGGCAGATGGGTGGCATGAATTCTTGTCAGCTGTCATGTGTAACACTGCCACTCACCCATCAGCAGTAGAAGCTAGGACGTTCATTCAGCAGCATGTACAAAATGCCGTCAACTCTGGCTCGCCTTCATCTTATATCTTGACTGAATATAGTAAACTAAGCAGTGGACTTTTTGATTCCAGTATTTCAGATAACCTGGAGCTGGTTCCAAGAGTTTATGATGCTGTCACACCAAAGATTGAAGCATGGCGCCGAGCACTGGATTTAGTGCTATTAGTACTTCAGACAGACAGTGAAATAATTACTGGActtgcacacacagagatgaatTCACAGGAATTAGAtggagttttatttttgtag